The Choristoneura fumiferana chromosome 11, NRCan_CFum_1, whole genome shotgun sequence genome includes a region encoding these proteins:
- the LOC141432783 gene encoding protein pellino-like, producing MFKYVRPQIGRSSESPIDFVVMDTVAGDKTGDTKVLQSTISRFACRIIADRNDVNNCRIYAAGFDSSRNIFLGEKATKWTENHEIDGLTTNGVLMMHPRGDFCGGSATCGPWRETSVGGAVFSLRESRSAQQKGLPCQAESNVLRDGTMIDLCGATLLWRSAEGLKNSPTKRDLEALVDALNAGRPQCPVGLNTLVIPRKLSSAHQDLNQPFVYLNCGHVQGEHMWGAEGSETGHRPCPMCMKEGLVVRVCMGIEPAFYVDAEPPTYAFNPCGHMASERTVKYWSTVDIPHGTNGFHAICPFCAAPLQGTPGYVRLIFQDNLD from the exons ATGTTCAAATATGTTCGTCCACAGATCGGCAGGTCGTCAGAGTCGCCGATCGACTTTGTCGTGATGGACACGGTAGCGGGTGACAAGACCGGCGACACAAAGGTGCTTCAAAGCACCATATCGCGGTTCGCGTGCCGCATCATCGCTGACAGGAACGACGTCAACAACTGTCGCATATACGCCGCGGGCTTCGACTCTTCTAGAAATATATTCCTTGGG GAGAAAGCAACGAAATGGACAGAGAACCACGAGATCGACGGACTGACGACCAACGGCGTACTCATGATGCACCCGCGCGGTGACTTCTGCGGCGGCAGCGCCACCTGCGGCCCGTGGCGCGAGACCTCCGTTGGCGGCGCCGTCTTCTCTCTAAGGGAGAGCCGCTCTGCACAACAGAAG GGTCTCCCATGCCAGGCAGAATCTAACGTACTAAGAGACGGTACGATGATAGACTTGTGTGGCGCCACGCTACTCTGGAGAAGTGCTGAAGGCCTCAAAAACTCACCT ACAAAACGCGACCTAGAGGCGTTAGTGGACGCGTTAAACGCGGGCCGGCCGCAGTGCCCCGTGGGGCTCAACACGCTGGTCATCCCGCGTAAACTCTCCTCGGCACACCAGGACCTCAACCAGCCTTTCGTCTATCTCAATTGCGGACACGTGCAAG GTGAACACATGTGGGGAGCCGAGGGCAGCGAGACAGGTCATCGGCCGTGTCCCATGTGCATGAAGGAGGGACTGGTGGTGCGAGTGTGTATGGGTATCGAACCGGCTTTCTACGTTGACGCGGAACCGCCAACTTATGCTTTCAACCCATGCGGACACATGGCCTCTGAGCGGACTGTCAA ATACTGGTCTACCGTGGACATCCCGCACGGCACGAACGGCTTCCATGCGATCTGCCCGTTCTGCGCCGCGCCCCTGCAGGGGACTCCTGGCTACGTGCGGCTCATCTTCCAGGACAACCTCGACTGA
- the LOC141432781 gene encoding uncharacterized protein, with product MTSASLYEKYSNYHYCIVRDCKNTSIKTPGKLWIRVPHEINMRNTWLKFAKKDPDSLSRETKAYFCEDHFDLENDMENYVQYKIMGSVKRIRMKPSCIPSKFVRKRKHNPTPDEKQHDSKNRAAMPSSEDSMEMSTSCFHQELLTKEDATSCTSNEKELHSHNIEFYDQAVQVQPLQKNEYCQVVQDLQSTITKIKKNPRLYIGIPAELYFIVDIISNHTKLSENNILLCLMKIRLNRTFSQLADDFDISPSQARKIFCNKIPIIGKVLMPLLKPTKATIKNNLPIPFRLKYNVVNYIIDGLEIEIQKPKNVIHQALTWSEYKNANTFKYLISCTPDGLIRFVSKGYGGRVSDIDLVEHCKFLDSLEPRSSILADRGFKHIEMYLQQRGFTLLRPPSVAVGSKLTKSETKQTTEIASLRIHVKRVIRRIREFSILKPRSVVNSNLLHVLDFCVITACALINLQDSYQIKY from the exons ATGACTTCCGCcagtttatatgaaaaatatagTAATTATCATTATTGTATTGTTCGAGACTGCAAGAACACATCAATTAAGACCCCAGGAAAATTATGGATTAGAGTGCCGCATGAAATAAATATGCGAAACACATGgctaaaatttgcaaaaaaggATCCGGATTCTTTATCGAGAGAAACTAAAGCTTATTTTTGCGAAGACCACTTTgat TTAGAAAATGACATGGAAAATTACGTGCAGTACAAAATAATGGGCTCAGTTAAAAGGATCCGAATGAAGCCCAGCTGCATACCATCTAAATTTGTCAGAAAACGCAAACATAATCCTACACCAGACGAAAAACAGCATGATTCTAAAAATAGAGCAGCAATGCCTTCATCGGAAGATTCTATGGAAATGTCAACATCATGTTTTCATCAAG AGTTACTCACTAAGGAGGATGCTACTTCATGTACTTCTAACGAGAAAGAGTTGCATTCACACAACATTGAATTCTATGATCAAGCAGTACAAGTTCAGCCCCTTCAAAAAAATGAGTATTGTCAAGTTGTACAAGATTTACAGAGTACCATAACCAAGATAAAGAAAAATCCTAGATTATATATTGGAATACCTGCAGAGCTATATTTTATAGTTGATATTATTTCAAATCATACCAAACTATCAGAGaataatattttactatgtttAATGAAAATAAGATTGAATAGAACTTTTTCACAGTTAGCTGATGATTTTGATATTTCACCATCTCAAGCacgtaaaatattttgcaataaaattcCCATCATTGGTAAGGTACTTATGCCTCTTCTGAAACCAACTAAAgccacaattaaaaataatctccCCATACCATTTCGCCTCAAATATAATGTTGTAAATTATATCATAGACggtttagaaatagaaatacagAAGCCAAAAAATGTTATTCATCAGGCACTGACTTGGTCAGAATATAAAAACGCAAATACTTTTAAATACCTTATATCATGTACCCCTGATGGTTTAATCAGATTTGTGTCAAAGGGTTATGGCGGCAGAGTAAGTGATATTGATTTAGTTGAACATTGTAAGTTTCTTGATAGTTTGGAACCAAGATCTTCCATTTTAGCAGATAGAGGTTTTAAGCACATTGAAATGTATTTACAACAAAGAGGATTTACTTTATTAAGACCTCCCAGTGTTGCTGTTGGGTCAAAATTGACCAAaagtgaaacaaaacaaacaactgAAATTGCCAGTCTCCGAATTCATGTAAAAAGAGTCATCAGAAGGATTCGTGAGTTTTCGATCCTAAAGCCACGGTCAGTAGTAAATTCAAATTTGTTACATGTATTAGACTTTTGTGTAATCACAGCCTGTGCTCTCATAAATTTACAAGACtcttatcaaataaaatattaa
- the Wdr92 gene encoding dynein axonemal assembly factor 10 produces the protein MENEETPQIITHIETNLDHSLFDCKWIPCSAKFVVIGSIPRGNGTIEIFEITSGETKKVKLIERPNAFKCGTFGASSDVERRLATGDFKGTLEIWDLEKSCQVYITKEHTDIINSIDGMGGNTSNCGAPEIVTGSRDGTVKVWDPRQRGKPVANMQPVKGETRRDCWTVNFGNSFNDAERIVTAGYDNGDLKMFDLRTMSLRWECNLKNGVCSAEFDRKDIPMNKLVATTLEGKFHVFDVRTQNPTKGFAQVLDDSTKSGTIWVARHVPQNRDIFITCAGNGHATLWKYEYPEQRYRVDDKGVSCGVPGKLKRLQRMVISTQPINALDWNRDHLGLAIATAYDQYVRVLVTTKLNLH, from the exons ATGGAAAACGAAGAAACTCCACAAATCATTACACACATAGAAACTAATCTCGATCATTCCCTGTTTGATTGTAAGTGGATTCCCTGCTCTGCCAAGTTTGTTGTTATTGGTTCGATACCCAGAGGGAATGGGACCATTGAAATCTTTGAGATTACCTCAGGTGAAACGAAGAAGGTAAAGCTCATTGAGAGACCTAACGCGTTCAAATGCGGAACATTTGGTGCTAGCAGTGATGTTGAAAGAAGGTTAGCTACAGGCGACTTTAAGGGTACTTTAGAAATATG GGATTTAGAAAAAAGTTGCCAAGTTTACATAACCAAAGAACACACAGACATCATAAACTCAATAGATGGAATGGGCGGCAACACATCCAACTGTGGCGCTCCAGAAATTGTCACAGGCAGTAGAgatg GCACAGTAAAAGTATGGGACCCTCGTCAGCGGGGTAAGCCAGTAGCAAACATGCAGCCCGTAAAGGGTGAAACAAGACGTGACTGTTGGACTGTCAACTTTGGCAACTCATTCAATGATGCAGAAAGAATTGTAACAGCTGGTTACGATAATGGAGACCTGAAGATGTTTGACTTACGCACCATGTCACTTAGATGGGAATGTAATTTGAAGAATGGG GTGTGTTCTGCAGAATTTGACCGAAAAGATATACCAATGAATAAGCTAGTCGCGACCACATTAGAGGGCAAGTTTCATGTGTTCGACGTGCGTACTCAGAATCCTACTAAAGGATTCGCTCAG GTCTTGGATGACTCTACCAAGAGTGGTACTATCTGGGTGGCACGCCATGTACCGCAAAATCGAGACATCTTCATCACTTGTGCCGGCAACGGGCACGCTACGCTATGGAAATA TGAATACCCTGAGCAGAGATACCGCGTCGACGACAAAGGGGTCTCCTGCGGCGTTCCGGGCAAATTGAAGCGGCTGCAACGCATGGTCATCAGTACGCAACCAATCAATGCCCTGGATTGGAACCGCGACCACCTCGGATTGGCTATCGCCACAGCGTACGACCAATACGTACGCGTCCTCGTCACCACGAAACTGAATTTGCATTGA